In a single window of the Methanolobus psychrophilus R15 genome:
- a CDS encoding Abortive infection protein, which translates to MLASLPYAVSVSGDVVAQFGSSLPMVLATQFARGTIFLIISIVVGLFLGRKVGLKAPVLESLFEGRGLPAGFSSSVKLSLLLGVLVGTIIFAVDRGIFSMFTEPLTIFLSSPPVWQRFLYSFYVGIVEELILRFFLVTVLVWITWKIKKTSAGLPTTTGIWLSIMLASVLYGLGYVSSLSPSVELNTAFASGIMILNVMAGSVFGWLYWKKGLEAAILANVTSMLTILVILGSLFQP; encoded by the coding sequence ATGCTTGCATCCCTTCCATATGCAGTGTCAGTTTCAGGGGATGTGGTTGCTCAGTTTGGCAGTTCCCTTCCAATGGTCCTGGCAACGCAATTTGCCCGGGGCACAATTTTTTTGATCATTTCCATCGTTGTAGGTCTTTTCCTTGGAAGGAAAGTTGGCTTAAAGGCACCAGTACTTGAATCTTTGTTCGAGGGAAGGGGTTTACCTGCAGGATTCAGTTCGTCTGTAAAATTGTCCTTATTGCTTGGCGTATTGGTGGGTACCATTATCTTTGCAGTGGACAGGGGTATTTTTTCCATGTTCACTGAACCTTTGACCATATTCCTGTCGTCACCGCCCGTATGGCAGAGATTTCTCTATTCATTCTATGTAGGCATAGTGGAAGAGCTAATCCTGCGATTCTTCCTGGTAACCGTTTTAGTATGGATCACATGGAAGATAAAAAAGACATCTGCAGGTCTTCCTACAACCACCGGTATCTGGTTATCCATAATGCTTGCAAGTGTCCTTTACGGTCTTGGCTATGTTTCATCACTATCACCTTCAGTAGAACTCAATACGGCGTTTGCCTCAGGAATTATGATCCTGAACGTCATGGCAGGAAGCGTTTTCGGATGGCTTTACTGGAAAAAAGGACTTGAAGCAGCTATACTGGCCAACGTGACATCCATGCTCACAATACTTGTGATCCTTGGTTCCCTGTTCCAGCCATGA
- a CDS encoding indolepyruvate oxidoreductase subunit B, translating to MAPRLLATAAMDAGFHVATAETIGMAQREGSVTSHVRIGDDVYGSLIPQGTADLIIGLEPAEAARNLRYLRKGGSVVVNGHAIMPSTQGKGSEEYDPDRLIGFLNDNCPDIISADFTRLAKDAGTYKAANVAMIAAAAGAGLLPFSQEYLWDVLEKMIPEKYRDVNRRVFDRAIESVSDTKGKGMESRAFNDGRVR from the coding sequence TTGGCTCCCCGCCTGCTTGCCACTGCGGCCATGGATGCAGGTTTCCATGTGGCTACAGCCGAGACCATAGGCATGGCCCAGAGGGAGGGTTCCGTTACAAGTCATGTGAGGATAGGGGATGATGTATACGGCTCACTCATACCGCAGGGAACTGCCGACCTCATCATAGGACTTGAACCCGCAGAAGCTGCCAGGAACCTTCGTTATCTGCGCAAGGGCGGCAGTGTCGTTGTGAACGGACACGCTATAATGCCATCGACTCAGGGCAAAGGAAGTGAGGAATACGATCCTGACAGGCTCATCGGATTCCTGAATGACAACTGTCCGGACATCATATCTGCCGATTTCACCCGCCTTGCAAAAGATGCAGGGACCTACAAGGCGGCGAACGTTGCCATGATAGCAGCTGCAGCCGGTGCGGGTCTACTTCCTTTCTCACAGGAATACCTGTGGGATGTGCTTGAGAAAATGATACCGGAAAAGTACAGGGACGTTAATCGCAGGGTATTTGACAGGGCCATTGAAAGTGTCTCGGACACAAAGGGAAAGGGAATGGAATCCAGAGCGTTCAATGATGGCAGGGTGAGATGA
- a CDS encoding ATP binding protein, whose protein sequence is MCAITGFFNINDSTELALKALESMRNRGLDCIGMCGPAWTEYGDEARSLEFPSGTQQKVLGHRLHSMVSFVRQPIVYKGKMVANCEIYNWRELGEKYGIQAANDADLLIRLIELKLKDETDSLNDEKADVPENISETFVLGKLDELLTEVIGVYAFAYWLDDKIYIARDILGIKPLWYSMADGFAFASEKKALVATGRTNIKELNPRDIISYDMQSDSTAHFNRSFFSIQPEHTKPIEEIKKDFHSLLENAASIRFPDERFGILFSGGLDSTVIACLCKMLGKEPGIDFTCYTAGLDEVKLPPDVEYAQRMAEELGLELKIKRIGLEEVDEYLKTVVPLVEDTNVPKVGVALTMYAACVAAREDGIRVMFSGSGADELLAGYDRHKRSTDISRDCYADILKIYEKNTYRDDVVSMNNNIELRVPYLDKRFVDYCLKIPARYKMHEDQNKWILREIARELGLPQELSLRKKQAAQYGSRFDKAIGKLAKRAGFNTKTAYLKQFYDQHNLKLGVLFSSGKDSNYAMHIMQEQNYSIECLITIKSQNPDSYMFHTPNISLANLQAEAMGIPLIEETTRGEKETELQDMKNAILRAKEEFGIEGVVTGALYSNYQRERIEKVCDELGLKVFSPLWHIDQEKEMHQLLAIGFEFIFSSVAAYGLDKSWVGRRIGEKDIERLVRLNEKIGLNVAGEGGEFESFVLDGPMYHKKIEIREMEVVELDEYTAKVVITNAVLVDKD, encoded by the coding sequence ATGTGTGCAATTACAGGCTTTTTCAATATTAATGACTCTACTGAGCTGGCTTTGAAAGCCTTGGAGAGCATGAGGAACAGGGGGCTTGACTGCATTGGGATGTGCGGACCCGCATGGACAGAGTATGGAGATGAAGCACGCAGCCTGGAATTTCCCTCGGGCACACAGCAGAAAGTGCTTGGTCATCGCCTGCATTCCATGGTCAGTTTTGTACGCCAGCCCATAGTGTATAAAGGGAAAATGGTTGCCAACTGCGAAATATACAACTGGAGAGAACTCGGGGAAAAATACGGTATTCAAGCCGCAAATGACGCGGATTTGCTCATAAGGCTGATAGAGCTGAAACTGAAAGACGAAACAGATAGCCTAAATGATGAAAAGGCTGATGTGCCGGAGAATATATCAGAAACCTTTGTCCTTGGGAAACTTGATGAGCTGCTTACCGAAGTGATAGGAGTGTATGCCTTTGCCTACTGGCTTGACGATAAGATATACATAGCCAGGGATATTCTGGGAATCAAGCCGCTTTGGTATAGCATGGCTGACGGGTTTGCCTTTGCCTCAGAGAAAAAAGCCCTTGTTGCTACAGGACGCACTAACATCAAGGAACTTAACCCACGGGACATAATAAGCTATGACATGCAGAGCGATTCCACTGCTCATTTTAACAGGAGCTTCTTCTCCATCCAGCCGGAGCACACAAAACCGATTGAAGAGATCAAGAAAGATTTCCACAGCCTTCTGGAAAATGCCGCGTCCATACGCTTCCCTGATGAAAGGTTTGGCATACTATTCTCAGGCGGACTGGACTCTACCGTTATAGCATGCCTGTGCAAGATGCTGGGGAAAGAGCCTGGAATTGATTTCACATGTTATACAGCCGGACTGGACGAAGTAAAGCTTCCCCCAGATGTTGAATATGCACAGAGGATGGCAGAGGAGCTTGGCCTTGAACTGAAGATTAAGAGAATCGGGCTTGAGGAGGTTGATGAATACCTCAAAACTGTCGTCCCTCTTGTTGAAGACACCAATGTCCCTAAAGTGGGCGTTGCCCTGACGATGTACGCAGCATGTGTCGCTGCGAGGGAGGATGGCATAAGGGTCATGTTCTCAGGCTCCGGTGCTGATGAACTGCTGGCCGGATATGACCGCCATAAACGTTCCACAGACATCAGCAGGGACTGCTATGCAGATATCCTGAAGATATACGAGAAGAACACCTACAGGGATGATGTGGTCTCGATGAACAATAACATCGAACTGCGTGTACCCTATCTGGACAAACGCTTTGTTGATTATTGTCTTAAGATACCTGCAAGATACAAGATGCACGAGGATCAGAATAAGTGGATACTGCGTGAGATAGCCCGGGAGCTTGGTCTCCCGCAAGAGCTGTCCCTGAGGAAAAAACAGGCTGCACAGTATGGCAGCAGGTTTGACAAGGCAATCGGCAAACTGGCAAAGAGGGCAGGATTTAACACAAAGACCGCATACCTGAAACAATTCTATGACCAGCACAACCTCAAGCTGGGTGTGCTTTTTAGCTCAGGCAAGGACAGCAATTATGCAATGCACATCATGCAGGAGCAGAACTACTCCATAGAGTGCCTTATCACTATTAAGAGCCAGAATCCCGATTCATATATGTTTCATACTCCCAACATCAGCCTGGCCAACCTGCAGGCAGAGGCGATGGGTATTCCCCTTATAGAGGAGACCACCAGAGGCGAAAAGGAAACAGAGCTTCAGGATATGAAGAACGCCATCCTCAGAGCAAAGGAAGAGTTCGGGATAGAAGGAGTTGTTACGGGTGCTCTGTACTCGAATTACCAGCGCGAAAGGATAGAGAAGGTGTGCGATGAACTTGGCCTTAAGGTATTCTCACCTCTCTGGCATATCGATCAGGAAAAGGAGATGCACCAGCTACTGGCCATAGGGTTTGAGTTCATATTCAGCAGTGTCGCAGCCTACGGGCTTGACAAAAGCTGGGTCGGACGCAGGATAGGGGAGAAGGACATCGAACGACTTGTCAGGCTCAACGAGAAGATCGGTCTCAATGTCGCAGGTGAAGGAGGCGAGTTCGAGAGCTTCGTGCTCGACGGGCCTATGTACCATAAAAAGATAGAGATCCGGGAAATGGAAGTTGTAGAACTGGACGAGTATACTGCAAAAGTGGTCATCACCAATGCAGTGCTTGTCGATAAAGACTGA
- a CDS encoding DNA polymerase beta domain-containing protein region — protein sequence MDVLGILREHENVIMERFDVKKVGVFGSFARGEEHEDSDVDILVEFKEGQRPLVIIWNSSSISKNFLEETWTLSLRLP from the coding sequence ATGGATGTCCTCGGGATATTAAGAGAACATGAGAACGTGATAATGGAGCGTTTTGATGTAAAAAAAGTGGGTGTTTTCGGTTCTTTTGCAAGAGGAGAGGAACACGAAGACAGTGATGTTGATATCCTTGTGGAATTCAAAGAAGGTCAAAGACCTTTGGTAATTATATGGAACTCAAGTTCTATCTCGAAGAACTTTTTGGAAGAGACGTGGACCTTGTCATTGAGACTGCCATAA
- a CDS encoding phenylacetate-CoA ligase, with translation MCNCHEIDGRDLGISVEERTVKLKHLLQRVVQGSPFYQEKFRREGIDVGQINTLQDITKLPLTTKEELRDAYPLGLQAVPDEEIVRIHSSSGTTGSPVIIPYTKKDVDVWADMMMRCYRLAGLTSKDRIQITPGYGLWTAGIGFQAGAELLGAMAVPMGPGNTEKQLQMMLDLKSTALASTSSYALLLAEEISKRGLKDKINLKVGIIGSERWSPKMRARIEDELGIDTYDIFGLTEIYGPGIALDCSLHDGLHYWSDHLLFEIIDPVTGESLPDGTLGELVITTLTKEGAPLIRYRTRDLTRILPEPCKCGFPFPRIDRLLGRTDDRIKIKGVNVYPGQIEDVIHRVEGVSSEYQIILERDAGRDTMLFRVEIENADDLENCMVKAKKLDKAFQDFIGVSVDVECVSMGALPRSEKKSKRVIDNREM, from the coding sequence ATGTGTAATTGTCATGAAATTGATGGTCGGGACCTGGGTATATCAGTGGAAGAAAGAACTGTCAAGCTAAAGCATCTTCTTCAAAGAGTTGTGCAGGGGAGTCCCTTCTATCAGGAGAAGTTCCGGAGGGAAGGAATTGATGTCGGCCAGATAAACACCCTGCAAGATATAACAAAGCTCCCGCTTACCACAAAGGAAGAACTGAGGGATGCCTACCCTCTGGGACTGCAGGCCGTGCCGGATGAGGAGATAGTGAGGATACATTCGTCCTCGGGCACCACCGGAAGTCCGGTCATCATCCCATATACCAAAAAGGATGTGGATGTATGGGCGGATATGATGATGCGGTGCTACAGGCTGGCGGGGCTTACCAGTAAGGACAGGATACAGATAACACCCGGATACGGGTTGTGGACTGCAGGCATCGGGTTTCAGGCAGGTGCTGAGCTTCTGGGGGCCATGGCTGTTCCCATGGGTCCGGGCAATACCGAGAAACAGTTGCAGATGATGCTTGATCTCAAGTCCACGGCACTTGCAAGTACCTCTTCCTATGCCCTCCTGCTTGCAGAGGAGATCAGCAAAAGAGGCCTGAAGGACAAAATAAACCTGAAGGTCGGTATTATAGGCTCCGAACGCTGGAGTCCAAAAATGCGTGCTCGCATCGAGGATGAACTTGGGATCGATACCTATGATATCTTCGGCCTGACCGAGATATACGGACCGGGTATTGCCCTGGATTGCTCGCTGCACGATGGTCTTCATTACTGGTCCGACCACCTACTCTTTGAGATAATTGACCCGGTCACGGGGGAGAGCCTGCCCGATGGCACCCTTGGTGAGCTGGTCATAACCACGCTGACCAAGGAAGGCGCCCCGCTGATCCGCTACAGGACAAGGGACCTCACACGCATATTACCTGAGCCGTGCAAATGCGGATTTCCTTTTCCGCGCATAGACCGCCTTCTTGGGCGTACCGATGACCGCATCAAGATAAAAGGTGTGAACGTCTACCCCGGACAGATAGAGGATGTCATTCACAGGGTTGAAGGCGTGAGCAGCGAGTACCAGATAATCCTTGAAAGGGATGCCGGCAGGGACACCATGCTTTTCAGGGTCGAGATCGAGAATGCAGATGACCTCGAGAACTGCATGGTAAAGGCAAAGAAACTCGACAAGGCCTTCCAGGATTTCATAGGCGTCAGCGTCGACGTGGAATGTGTTTCCATGGGGGCGCTGCCGCGCAGTGAGAAGAAGAGCAAGAGGGTCATCGATAACAGGGAGATGTGA
- a CDS encoding thiamine pyrophosphate requiring enzyme: MLVFAGQVPEHKIGTDSFQHISVRNVFGDAAKKVIQLSNDDDVETIVKDAYYFAKSGKPGPVVIDFPMDKQQKVHEYQGMNVMRFEESYHDDRHLCEEQCAEFFRLLLNSRKPLLYLGGGLNSEAGSKAIREFNEHFNIPSVNTLMAKGVVDERDELNLGMLGMFGTPCANMLIQENDFFFAIGVRWDDRVAEKVGFAIGTDIAYIDINPEKMHQIKIERGPKFTFIGDAATAIRDLLNYAKKHNITLDIHEWQERARFLKRSWPLDYNRESEHIQSAEVMALLAGYIDGNTKITTGVGNHQMLAAQYLPMQSAKSFMTSGSFGTMGFSLPTAIGVCYANPEARVIAIDGDGSLKMNLGELHTIASLDLPVKILMLNNQSDGMVQNLQDAAYGGARTGTQRQKDVRFADIARSFGFSYTARIKDRKDLKEGLKAFLNSEGPCFLEVCTDSEEILYPKVPAGGAYKDMILGPYIKQVAFTSACDRSNLSERPDLSKEAEGISVNISNIE; encoded by the coding sequence TTGCTGGTATTTGCGGGGCAGGTCCCGGAGCATAAGATAGGCACCGACTCCTTCCAGCACATCAGCGTCAGGAATGTCTTTGGGGACGCTGCCAAGAAGGTCATCCAGCTCTCCAATGATGACGATGTCGAAACAATAGTCAAGGACGCCTACTACTTTGCAAAGTCTGGCAAGCCGGGACCTGTTGTCATAGATTTTCCCATGGACAAACAGCAGAAGGTCCACGAGTATCAGGGCATGAACGTCATGAGGTTCGAGGAGAGTTATCATGACGACAGGCACCTGTGTGAGGAACAATGCGCAGAGTTCTTCCGGCTGCTGCTCAACTCCAGGAAACCGCTGCTCTACCTGGGCGGTGGCCTGAACTCGGAAGCAGGAAGCAAGGCCATCAGGGAGTTCAACGAGCACTTCAATATTCCCTCGGTCAACACCCTCATGGCAAAGGGCGTCGTTGACGAGCGGGACGAACTCAACCTCGGGATGCTGGGCATGTTCGGCACTCCCTGCGCCAATATGCTCATCCAGGAGAACGACTTCTTCTTCGCCATCGGGGTCCGGTGGGATGACAGGGTCGCGGAGAAGGTCGGGTTTGCAATAGGCACCGACATAGCCTACATCGATATCAATCCTGAAAAGATGCACCAGATAAAGATTGAACGCGGCCCGAAATTTACATTCATCGGTGATGCTGCCACAGCCATCCGGGACCTGCTCAATTATGCTAAAAAGCATAATATCACTCTGGATATACACGAGTGGCAGGAGCGTGCCAGATTCCTAAAGAGGTCCTGGCCTCTGGATTATAACAGGGAGTCCGAACATATACAATCTGCCGAGGTCATGGCCCTGCTGGCAGGCTATATCGACGGGAACACGAAGATAACTACAGGCGTCGGCAACCATCAGATGCTTGCGGCCCAGTACCTGCCCATGCAAAGTGCAAAATCCTTCATGACATCAGGCTCTTTCGGAACAATGGGTTTTTCCCTGCCCACAGCCATCGGTGTCTGCTATGCCAACCCGGAGGCAAGGGTCATTGCTATCGACGGTGACGGCAGCCTGAAAATGAACCTGGGAGAGCTGCACACTATTGCGTCACTAGACCTGCCCGTCAAGATACTAATGCTGAACAACCAGAGTGATGGCATGGTCCAGAACCTGCAGGATGCAGCTTACGGGGGAGCCAGGACAGGAACACAGAGGCAAAAGGATGTTCGTTTTGCCGATATCGCAAGGTCTTTTGGCTTCAGTTACACAGCAAGGATAAAAGATAGAAAAGATCTCAAAGAAGGTTTAAAAGCCTTCCTGAATTCAGAAGGACCCTGCTTCCTGGAAGTCTGCACTGACAGCGAGGAGATCCTTTACCCTAAGGTTCCTGCCGGAGGAGCTTACAAGGACATGATCCTTGGGCCTTACATAAAGCAGGTAGCTTTCACTTCGGCTTGTGATCGGTCAAACCTGTCCGAAAGGCCTGATTTGTCAAAAGAAGCAGAGGGTATCTCTGTTAATATATCAAACATTGAGTAG
- a CDS encoding flap endonuclease-1, translating into MGTQIGTLLTKTPITYEELSGKVIAIDAYNTIYQFLSAIRQKDGSLLTDSSGNPTSHLTGLFSRTSKLRDANIKPVFIFDGKPPEMKKETLEKRRGIKETATLNYEIAREEGNLEDMKKFAQGTSRITPQILDESKKLLELMGIPCLQAESEAEAQAAFMTSRGDADLVGSQDYDAFLFGAESVVRNLGSTGKRKIPGRNAYVAKTPEHISLSGSLEQLEITREQLIDVAICIGTDFNEGIHHVGAKTALKLILKHRDIITMIKEENKDIRTCASVEEIREFFLNPPVTRDYTLKWKKPEPDVLFDFLVRERDFSEKQVLGNIKILEGRASDNCQSCLGDW; encoded by the coding sequence ATGGGTACGCAGATCGGAACCTTACTAACAAAAACCCCTATCACTTACGAAGAACTGTCGGGCAAAGTCATTGCTATCGATGCATACAATACCATATACCAGTTCCTGAGTGCCATCAGGCAAAAGGATGGCTCCTTACTCACGGATTCTTCCGGTAATCCAACTTCGCATCTTACCGGCCTCTTTTCAAGAACCAGCAAATTGAGGGACGCTAACATCAAACCGGTCTTCATTTTTGATGGAAAGCCACCGGAGATGAAGAAAGAGACACTGGAGAAGCGCAGGGGGATTAAGGAAACAGCAACCCTCAACTATGAGATTGCCAGAGAGGAAGGCAACCTTGAGGATATGAAGAAATTCGCACAGGGAACTTCAAGAATTACTCCGCAGATACTTGACGAATCGAAAAAGCTCCTTGAACTCATGGGTATTCCCTGCTTGCAGGCGGAATCTGAGGCTGAGGCACAGGCGGCATTTATGACCTCCCGGGGAGACGCCGACCTCGTGGGTTCACAGGACTATGATGCATTCCTTTTCGGAGCAGAGAGTGTCGTCCGCAATCTGGGAAGCACCGGGAAGAGGAAAATCCCCGGCAGGAATGCCTATGTTGCAAAGACACCGGAGCATATCTCCCTGTCAGGCTCCCTTGAGCAGCTGGAGATCACCCGTGAACAACTGATAGATGTTGCCATTTGCATCGGCACGGATTTCAATGAGGGTATCCATCATGTCGGAGCAAAGACCGCTCTGAAACTTATCCTTAAGCACAGGGATATAATCACGATGATCAAAGAAGAGAATAAGGATATACGCACATGCGCTTCAGTTGAAGAGATAAGGGAGTTCTTCCTGAACCCGCCGGTAACAAGAGATTATACCCTGAAGTGGAAAAAGCCAGAACCAGACGTATTGTTTGATTTCCTTGTAAGGGAGCGTGACTTTTCCGAGAAGCAGGTTTTGGGTAATATTAAGATCTTAGAGGGCAGAGCGAGCGATAATTGCCAGTCTTGCTTAGGCGACTGGTAA
- a CDS encoding manganese transporter NRAMP, protein MFKKISSELFASSDSRTNLFKAIGPGILVACAAIGGSHLVWSTQAGAQYGWSLIGLILLANLFKYPFFLYGQRYTAATGESLLAGYKRQGVAYVYIFLGINIFTGIINTASVAMISGTLFAGYGFDGSSIPILTVGILLICAAVILVGHYKMLDKMAKLAVVVLGLSTLVALGLAFSHGPVASPDFVGPSPWTWMAFPFLVMLLGWMPAPIDLSAWSSLWMFSRKEETGHFATTKETSIDFYLGYVMAVLMAVAFVGLGKLIMYGSGEELASGGIGFSQQLVNLYSANIGSWSKPLILTAAFTTMFSTTMTCIDGYPRSLAASCTLLNDSFSRRFKQIFQLTIVLSVVASCIIVLFFVNDLLQLLSFAAIISFVTSPVLAYINYKVMNGSNVPVKDRPGTFLKILSWAGLLFFLLMTLGFVYVEFFRV, encoded by the coding sequence ATGTTCAAAAAGATCAGTTCAGAGCTTTTCGCAAGTTCCGACAGCCGTACCAACCTGTTCAAGGCGATAGGCCCCGGTATTCTGGTAGCTTGTGCTGCCATTGGCGGCTCGCATCTTGTCTGGTCGACCCAGGCCGGGGCACAATACGGATGGAGTCTAATTGGTTTGATTCTGCTGGCTAACCTGTTCAAATATCCGTTCTTCTTATATGGCCAGCGCTATACAGCCGCTACAGGTGAAAGTCTCCTGGCCGGGTATAAACGGCAGGGTGTCGCCTATGTATATATCTTCCTGGGTATCAATATCTTCACAGGGATAATAAATACGGCCAGTGTGGCCATGATCAGTGGAACTTTATTTGCAGGCTATGGATTTGATGGCAGCAGTATTCCCATTCTCACTGTTGGCATTCTGTTAATATGTGCTGCAGTTATTTTGGTGGGGCATTACAAAATGCTTGATAAGATGGCAAAACTTGCTGTTGTGGTACTTGGTCTGAGCACACTGGTAGCGCTGGGCCTGGCATTTTCTCACGGTCCTGTTGCATCACCAGACTTTGTTGGCCCAAGTCCCTGGACATGGATGGCTTTTCCGTTCTTAGTGATGTTGCTGGGCTGGATGCCGGCACCGATAGACCTGTCAGCATGGTCAAGCCTGTGGATGTTCAGCCGCAAAGAAGAAACCGGCCACTTCGCAACGACTAAGGAAACCTCGATTGATTTTTATCTGGGATATGTAATGGCTGTACTCATGGCCGTAGCTTTTGTTGGGCTTGGCAAACTCATCATGTATGGGTCTGGCGAGGAACTTGCAAGTGGTGGCATAGGTTTCAGTCAACAACTGGTCAATTTGTATTCAGCAAATATTGGCTCATGGTCAAAGCCTTTGATCCTGACTGCCGCCTTTACCACGATGTTTAGCACTACCATGACCTGTATAGATGGTTATCCGCGCTCACTGGCTGCCAGCTGCACGTTGCTCAACGACAGTTTTTCCAGGCGCTTTAAACAAATCTTCCAGCTTACAATTGTATTGTCGGTAGTCGCTTCCTGCATAATCGTGCTATTTTTCGTCAATGACCTGCTGCAACTGCTAAGCTTTGCTGCCATCATCAGCTTTGTCACCTCGCCGGTTCTGGCCTACATAAACTATAAAGTGATGAACGGCAGCAATGTGCCGGTAAAAGACCGTCCGGGAACATTCCTTAAGATCCTGAGCTGGGCTGGACTGTTGTTTTTCCTGCTGATGACACTTGGTTTTGTCTATGTGGAATTTTTCCGGGTATGA
- a CDS encoding Nucleotidyltransferase, putative, protein MPRDQLVFFADMLAAIEKIQSYMENITLEEFLEDEMRVDAVVRNLEIIGEDAGKIPPETRYLFAARAGYLGRAFST, encoded by the coding sequence ATGCCTAGAGACCAACTGGTTTTCTTTGCAGATATGCTTGCAGCAATCGAGAAAATCCAAAGCTATATGGAGAATATCACTCTTGAGGAATTTCTGGAAGACGAGATGCGGGTTGATGCGGTTGTCCGCAACCTTGAGATAATTGGAGAAGATGCAGGCAAAATCCCTCCTGAAACCAGATATCTTTTTGCTGCACGGGCCGGTTATCTGGGGCGTGCTTTTTCGACTTGA